Part of the Vicinamibacteria bacterium genome is shown below.
CTCCTCGTGGAAAGCTCGCGCACCGCGTCCACGAGCACCTGCGCGTGGTCGGCCGGGGTCACGGGCAGGATCCCGTGGCCAAGGTTGAAGACATGCCCGGGGGAGGAACCGGGGCGCTCGCCCTCCCCGGAACCCTCCTCTTTTGAGCGGGCCTCGCGCAGGATCGCGGCCGTGCGGGCGCGGATCAGGGCGGGGGGGCCGAGCAGCACCGCGGGATCGAGGTTTCCCTGGAGGGCGATGCCGGGGCCGAGCCTCCGGCGGGCGGCGTCGAGCCCGATGCGCCAGTCGAGGCCGAGCACGTCGGCCCCTACCTCCGCGCAGCTCTCGAGGAACCCGCCCGTTTCACCCCCGTAGTAGAGGCGGGGCGGGGGCCCGCCCTCCGGGGCCGGCCCGAGAGAAGCCACCGCCTCAAACACCCGGCGCGCGTAGGGAAGGGCGAAGGTTCGGAAGTCCGCGGGGCTCAGGATCCCGGCCCAGGTATCGAAGAGCATCGCCGCCTGGGCGCCCGCTTTGACTTGCTCCCCCAGGTAGGAGGCGACCACCGCCGCGCACTTCTCGAGCAGGAGGTGGGCGGTCGCGGGGTCGGAGAAGAGGAGGCCCTTCCAGGCGGCGAAGGACTTGGACCCGCCCCCTTCC
Proteins encoded:
- the hemE gene encoding uroporphyrinogen decarboxylase, with amino-acid sequence MPEATVPAPSPARPGSTPSRAPLFLRACRREAVERTPVWIMRQAGRYLPEYQALRAKHDFLTSCRTPELACELTLQPVRRLGVDAAILFSDILIPLPGMGVPVEFRPAPVILGVVKGRADVVALRTPDAKEATPFVLDAVRLIRRELGGAVPLIGFAGAPFTMAAYLVEGGGSKSFAAWKGLLFSDPATAHLLLEKCAAVVASYLGEQVKAGAQAAMLFDTWAGILSPADFRTFALPYARRVFEAVASLGPAPEGGPPPRLYYGGETGGFLESCAEVGADVLGLDWRIGLDAARRRLGPGIALQGNLDPAVLLGPPALIRARTAAILREARSKEEGSGEGERPGSSPGHVFNLGHGILPVTPADHAQVLVDAVRELSTRSAP